Sequence from the Bacillus thuringiensis genome:
ATAATTGGATATAGTGAATACAATAAGTACGATAAGGAAATCCAAAGGAGCGCTGCATCTTTTGGAAAATGTATAGCAAATAAATTTATTAATAGTTATGGTAATATCGCCAGACAATTTTTATCAGGAGCCATTTTTACTTACATTAAGAGTAAACAATATGATTTGGCTGCAAAATTAATCGCAAACACTTTAATTAGAGCAGGCTTCAAGGTTAATGCTGCTGGTATAGCAGTTGAAGCCGCTGCATATGGATGGCAATGCCGAAACGAATGGTAATTAATAACACCCTCTAATATTATTTCTACTATTTTCTCAGAAATAAAAATTAAAATACTATTCTATTTTTAACATACTAACAAATACATCTGATGCAGAAAGTACCTTTTACTTATTAGGATTGTTCTAACAAGTGAAGGGTACTTTTTTAATACATTTACTTAAAATAACAAAATACACGTAGTTCATAATTAAAAATTTAAAGCAAAATTAAAAGGCATGATCCCAATACTACCGGATTCATGCCACAGAAGCTCCCTAACCTATAATTACATAGTTCATTTAACTTTTTAAGTTTACTTCAATGTAAAGAATTCCTTTATTATTTTATTTAAAAGATACCTTTATAAAAGTAAGTACTACATTTTATTTTTAAAGATCTTATTAAGTTTTTTTTGATAATAAATTTGATAATTCTTTTCACCAAATTTATCCGCTTTAAATTTACCTATAGTTTCCCTTACTTTTAAATCATGAGCTATAAGATATACTTTTTTTTCATCTCTATAGAACTCTTTAAACCACTCATATTTCTTTAATTCATTTATATTTTTAATTATTTCATCTTCGCTAGGTTTAAAAAAAGGGAGATATATTGAGAGATTCAGTATATCTAACAAAAACCACATATTAAATCAACTCCTTATATAGTCGAATTCCTATATGTTAAAATATTCTATAAAAAACAAAAAAAACCTGCTTAAATTCCCAATTTTTCATTCAATATTTTTAAGCATCTAATACGTCTTTAAAACATTGATTATTAATATATTTCCTTCCAATATACAAACTATTAAATTAAAACTAAAAAAGTTACAAAGGTAACCCTTATTCTTTAATTAACTATGTGCTTACTTATCATACGGTTCCCCCTGACATAGCTAAGTGTGGTTTAAGGGCAAGGAAAAATTAATCTCCAATCTAAATCCAGATTGTTAAATATCCCTTCAGAATCATTTTAAGAAAGCCCTGCATTAAAATAATCTTTAACCATTACCTCTGTTATGGTGTAATAAATACTGGCTAGAAATGGCTGTCTTCTCTTAATATATTCTATCCGATACCAATTTTCTTTATTATTCCTAATTACCAATTCAATTTACTCTTTCCCAGATTTAAATAATTATTTTTATTAATAAACTATATTAATTTACTAAAAAAATATATCCTCTTGAACTGCAATTATATGTCCTTAAAAAATTCAACCTATAAACTTCTAATGTCTAACTACTAACATTACACAAGTATATTCACCACATAATTTACCATAATAAACAAAATAAAACAGCCTTACTTCAAATTAGTAAGACTGTTAATTCTTTTAATACTCATTATTTAATAATGAATGATTAGTTGACTAAATCCACACTTACTTATGATACGGTTCCCCACGATTAATCCGAAATGCTCTATACACTTGCTCAAGCAATACTAATCTCATTAATTGGTGTGGTAATGTCATTTTTGAAAAAGAAAGAGATTCATTTGAACGCTTCATTACTTCTGAACTTAATCCAAGCGATCCACCAATTACGAATGCAACTTTACTCTTTCCATATGTAGCAAGACGATCTAAACTTACCGCAAATTCTTCTGATGATTTTTGCTTACCTTCTATCGCTAATGCAATCACGTGCGTATCATCAGAAATTTTATCCAGTATACGTATACCTTCTTTTTCTTTTACAATTAACATTTCTGCTTCACTTAAATTTTCTGGTGCCTTTTCATCTGGCAATTCAATTACTTCTACTTTTGCGTATGCAGATAATCTTTTTAAGTATTCTGCTATACCTTGTTTTAAATATTTTTCTTTTAATTTCCCAATTGAAATAATCGAGATATTCACACTTATTCCCCACCTTACAAACATGTTATCCACACAACTTATCCACATATCCACAATTGTTACCCACATATTGTGTGAGAATCTGTGTTCGATACAACATATGTCGCCTCATTTTGACAAAATTCACATGTTTTTTTCTCTTTTTCTGAGTTATCCACACTGTTAATAACTGGCGCAACTTCACACTCATCCACAATAATATCTAAAGCTAATTCAACATGTTCTA
This genomic interval carries:
- the rlmH gene encoding 23S rRNA (pseudouridine(1915)-N(3))-methyltransferase RlmH, producing the protein MNISIISIGKLKEKYLKQGIAEYLKRLSAYAKVEVIELPDEKAPENLSEAEMLIVKEKEGIRILDKISDDTHVIALAIEGKQKSSEEFAVSLDRLATYGKSKVAFVIGGSLGLSSEVMKRSNESLSFSKMTLPHQLMRLVLLEQVYRAFRINRGEPYHK
- a CDS encoding CxxH/CxxC protein, whose translation is MNLPCCLEHVELALDIIVDECEVAPVINSVDNSEKEKKTCEFCQNEATYVVSNTDSHTICG